One genomic region from uncultured Cohaesibacter sp. encodes:
- a CDS encoding DUF4062 domain-containing protein, with translation MSEKRYSVFISSTYDDLREERQAVQDALLSSGDFPVQMETFPAADEDQFEFIKALIDKCDYYVLIVAGRYGTITKDGLSYTEKEYHYAKSRSIPVLVMLHGDLGSIPVAKAETTDEGKRLHSRFVEEVSKGRLLKRWTSTGDLKHAVRDALDNAKATKPGIGWVRGDTIASEALLHEINELRKENEKFRDAIGSLEVELALPPIPAADESLEIDLIPMIKRRGIVEGEETGTYAKIRSTWINVFPIFFSAFQWNTSDWGGELSYYREEEESCKAIGEAFAAELAEFETNGLFSISNNTLERLTSYYIEVGLMVPEGEHPFTDKGRRLARRYRIVSTGDSCFEVVEGEIRRKKISKSSDQYDEIPF, from the coding sequence ATGAGTGAAAAGAGGTATTCCGTATTCATTAGCTCTACCTATGACGATCTGAGGGAGGAGAGACAAGCGGTGCAGGATGCATTGCTAAGCTCCGGAGATTTTCCTGTCCAGATGGAGACATTCCCTGCCGCTGATGAAGATCAGTTTGAGTTTATCAAAGCGCTTATTGATAAGTGTGACTATTATGTTTTGATTGTGGCTGGTAGGTACGGGACAATAACTAAAGATGGTCTCAGCTATACAGAAAAGGAATATCACTACGCAAAATCCCGATCTATTCCGGTACTAGTAATGCTTCACGGCGATCTTGGAAGCATACCTGTCGCCAAGGCTGAAACTACAGACGAAGGGAAGAGACTTCATTCTCGATTCGTAGAAGAAGTGTCGAAAGGAAGGCTGCTCAAACGGTGGACTTCCACCGGGGATCTTAAACACGCCGTTCGTGATGCTCTTGACAACGCCAAGGCTACTAAGCCTGGGATAGGATGGGTGAGAGGCGACACCATCGCGAGTGAAGCGCTATTGCATGAAATAAATGAACTACGCAAAGAAAACGAAAAATTTAGAGATGCAATTGGGAGTCTTGAGGTTGAATTAGCTCTCCCACCCATTCCGGCTGCAGATGAGTCACTGGAAATTGATTTGATCCCGATGATAAAGCGCCGCGGAATTGTAGAGGGGGAGGAAACTGGGACATATGCTAAAATCCGCAGTACATGGATCAATGTATTTCCAATTTTTTTTAGTGCCTTTCAATGGAACACAAGCGATTGGGGGGGAGAACTCAGTTATTACAGAGAAGAAGAGGAATCTTGCAAAGCTATAGGAGAGGCGTTTGCTGCCGAGCTTGCAGAATTTGAAACCAATGGACTATTCTCGATATCTAATAACACCCTTGAACGGCTAACGAGTTACTATATCGAGGTAGGATTAATGGTGCCAGAAGGCGAACATCCGTTTACAGATAAGGGCAGAAGACTAGCTCGTCGCTATCGTATTGTATCCACGGGTGACAGTTGTTTTGAGGTTGTGGAAGGGGAAATTAGGCGTAAGAAGATCTCGAAATCGTCCGATCAGTATGATGAAATTCCATTCTAA
- a CDS encoding DUF4145 domain-containing protein, producing MTIKKHFSDTPAFKYPCPECGSGSLKPDQSSFRKVEPRYSDMAHRHPDWDPDWMIFRFCFSCVCDNQECGEIAFVTGDGRVDQRYDDRGQAEFYEHFTIKSFFPSPRLCYIPSEVPDKVEQQLYKSFSLFWVDVSAAANALRSSLESLLDEMNVPSQEQSKKGSTVRMSLHRRLEVWSKTNEEHAELCLALKEVGNLGSHGDIVETEHYFSSLKLYSYILKQLFENDAQKMKELAESIRDDIKSKKALT from the coding sequence ATGACTATTAAAAAACATTTTTCGGACACCCCAGCCTTCAAGTACCCTTGTCCTGAGTGTGGTTCAGGATCTTTAAAGCCGGACCAGAGCTCTTTCAGAAAGGTTGAACCTCGATACTCTGATATGGCCCACAGACATCCGGATTGGGATCCTGACTGGATGATATTTCGTTTTTGTTTTAGCTGTGTGTGCGACAATCAGGAATGTGGTGAGATAGCCTTTGTTACCGGTGATGGGCGAGTTGATCAACGGTATGATGATCGTGGGCAAGCAGAGTTTTATGAACACTTTACGATCAAATCATTTTTTCCTTCACCTCGCCTTTGCTATATACCATCCGAGGTTCCCGATAAGGTAGAGCAGCAATTATACAAAAGCTTTTCATTATTTTGGGTAGATGTATCTGCAGCAGCTAACGCATTGAGATCAAGTCTAGAATCTCTTCTGGACGAAATGAATGTTCCGTCGCAAGAGCAGAGCAAAAAGGGCTCTACAGTCAGAATGAGTTTGCATCGCAGGCTTGAAGTTTGGTCCAAGACGAATGAAGAGCATGCAGAACTTTGCTTAGCGCTGAAAGAAGTTGGGAATCTTGGTTCTCATGGAGATATTGTAGAAACAGAGCATTATTTTTCTTCTCTAAAATTATATTCTTATATTCTGAAGCAATTGTTTGAGAATGATGCCCAAAAAATGAAGGAATTGGCGGAAAGTATTCGGGATGATATTAAATCAAAGAAAGCTTTGACATGA
- a CDS encoding phage antirepressor KilAC domain-containing protein, with product MNDPTNISPEMTMTTVEIAELCNKRHDNVMRVANVLKTRGIIYAPQIEERYNNNNVRKIFRLNKTESLNLVANLSPEFTARIIDRWQELEAKQSDPVKALQDPAQLRSLLLDNVEKVIRLEAENGELKPLAASYEHLTKADGTFCITDAAKALSIRPKDLFSDLREMKWIYRRVGGAHWIGYSDKVQQGLLEHKVTEVTTSDGRSKITEQVRITAKGMAKLAEKYSSLFAAE from the coding sequence ATGAACGACCCGACGAACATTTCGCCTGAAATGACCATGACAACGGTCGAAATCGCCGAGCTTTGCAACAAGCGTCACGACAATGTGATGCGGGTTGCAAATGTGCTGAAAACAAGGGGTATCATTTACGCTCCTCAAATTGAGGAGCGCTACAACAATAACAACGTGCGCAAGATCTTCCGGCTAAACAAGACGGAAAGCCTAAATCTTGTCGCCAATCTGTCACCTGAGTTCACTGCCCGGATCATCGATCGGTGGCAAGAGCTGGAAGCAAAGCAGAGTGACCCAGTGAAAGCCCTTCAGGACCCGGCGCAGCTTCGGTCGCTGCTTCTGGACAATGTGGAGAAGGTGATCCGTCTGGAAGCAGAGAATGGAGAGCTCAAGCCGCTGGCGGCCTCCTACGAGCATTTGACGAAGGCCGATGGAACATTTTGCATCACCGATGCAGCCAAGGCGCTTAGTATACGGCCAAAAGATCTGTTCTCAGACTTGCGGGAAATGAAGTGGATTTATCGTCGCGTCGGTGGCGCCCACTGGATCGGTTACTCAGACAAAGTGCAACAGGGGTTGCTTGAACATAAGGTGACGGAAGTCACTACATCTGACGGTCGGTCAAAAATCACCGAGCAAGTTAGGATAACGGCCAAGGGCATGGCTAAGCTGGCCGAGAAATACTCCAGTTTGTTCGCAGCAGAGTAG
- a CDS encoding ribbon-helix-helix domain-containing protein translates to MSEQEVFNKSIQLRVNDEFLQAIDDWQAVRGQSWSRSEAIRYLVREGIRFHLSTGRTADSALNDIPALAAHTKEAAAAFVQDADNLDISMEHTNMVLRLAEVTQIEDELLTDIEAKQSLLDGLRSFRHILLEILTSTNRVLIKKKLPPKESNDKDLLDRLAEREKKGISANRSKKYLERTLRSLEGESPFSKEEDQD, encoded by the coding sequence ATGTCTGAGCAAGAAGTTTTCAACAAAAGCATTCAACTACGAGTTAACGATGAGTTTTTACAAGCGATCGACGATTGGCAAGCTGTGCGTGGTCAGTCTTGGTCCAGATCAGAAGCTATTCGTTACTTAGTTCGGGAAGGCATACGCTTTCACCTAAGCACTGGTCGCACGGCTGATAGCGCCCTCAACGACATTCCTGCGTTGGCAGCGCACACAAAGGAAGCGGCGGCGGCTTTTGTTCAAGACGCCGACAACCTAGATATTTCAATGGAGCATACAAATATGGTGCTCCGGCTAGCTGAGGTTACTCAAATTGAGGATGAACTGCTGACAGATATTGAAGCAAAACAATCGCTTCTTGATGGTCTGCGCAGCTTTCGCCACATTTTGTTAGAAATATTAACCTCGACCAATCGCGTTTTAATCAAAAAGAAACTCCCTCCTAAGGAATCCAATGACAAAGATCTATTGGATCGCCTTGCAGAAAGAGAGAAAAAAGGAATTTCAGCCAATAGATCTAAAAAGTACTTAGAACGAACACTTCGTTCATTAGAAGGGGAATCCCCTTTCTCCAAAGAAGAAGACCAAGACTAA
- a CDS encoding lysozyme: MQLVNDWRRVVATSLSFWMQVIGLLLMIVPELWYAVTGRDYDPAVAWWLGVLFLVAGLVGRVYQQKLSMVREWLRIAGIALIVFLLAVLLAGRAFSAPVSEKDTLAVAVPFIAQEEGKRLVAYKDIVGVWTICSGSTRGVYPGMRRTVAECRELLRVEVAEYRSKLHRYFTDTTKAKRLTAKRDTAYVSLAYNAGVYAIGRSTATRRLNAGNIKGGCQALTWWNKAGGRVIRGLVNRRAREKALCMDGL, encoded by the coding sequence ATGCAACTCGTAAATGACTGGCGGCGCGTTGTCGCTACATCACTTTCTTTCTGGATGCAGGTCATCGGCCTGCTTCTGATGATCGTCCCTGAACTCTGGTATGCGGTAACGGGGCGCGATTATGACCCTGCCGTGGCTTGGTGGCTTGGCGTGCTGTTTTTAGTTGCTGGCCTTGTTGGGCGTGTCTATCAGCAAAAGCTATCCATGGTGCGCGAGTGGCTCCGCATTGCCGGCATCGCTCTGATCGTCTTCCTGCTTGCTGTCCTGCTGGCTGGTCGCGCTTTCTCGGCACCCGTAAGCGAAAAGGACACTTTGGCCGTGGCCGTGCCATTCATCGCCCAGGAGGAAGGAAAGCGGCTTGTTGCCTACAAGGATATTGTAGGTGTTTGGACTATCTGTAGCGGCTCAACGAGAGGTGTTTATCCCGGCATGCGCAGGACGGTTGCTGAATGTCGAGAATTGCTGCGCGTTGAAGTGGCGGAATACCGCTCCAAACTCCATCGCTATTTCACGGACACGACCAAGGCAAAGCGCCTCACTGCCAAGCGCGATACGGCCTATGTGAGCCTTGCTTATAACGCTGGTGTTTATGCGATCGGGCGCAGCACGGCCACACGTCGGTTGAATGCCGGCAACATTAAGGGAGGGTGTCAGGCGCTAACCTGGTGGAATAAGGCTGGAGGCCGTGTCATTCGTGGCTTGGTCAATCGCCGGGCGCGAGAGAAAGCTCTCTGCATGGATGGTCTGTGA
- a CDS encoding cell wall hydrolase, producing MPDKLQLSQDDIDVIESLVATEVDHRLAKRDPIAYAEQVRGVTDTVLNRMASDQFPNTAREVANQHRQFSAITGPYNPAKGTGIYKGDVANVPDSSVPSDMRGIVEQHIKQREAGFPSSVDGGLHYANPSYITANNRGWVDALAGPEFGRGQSTHIHGTTAGFTPTEAYLGDFEQSPYSRSGPTGQTQLDQALYEQGFMTGPLDYELGDTLYTLPEPRPDATMGTLPRSKPISQDQYSVMGALDQIDGFDTLQDMPVYNPAQEPAQGLAAIDDMMPQSTGDLYGFTPEGRQIIGNEDGSFSTERTITVTDPRINGGQPTNIPTMYGGQIVDDAMAADIITNSGGVDPDTGRALEGYPSIAAAERAAQQRSSSLAGALPSAPYSEDAFAGYIGSAPLGRVDAFALDDLPSISGGVDYGVSDTPIGQGSASLPDLSLDNLGSQVAPNISLRGNNGFWAAEDRDREAAMNDQERNDTLASALSTLEDADLMNSLASINAPPDISASANADYGLGSSASGTGAFSLGSDWYSNTPSSFDLPDTLDTLPQNKPVTPIDLVGDVQPLYEDYQAVEPVSQAATDYTLPDTLDTLPQSKPQPSTLAAQKAAKKMTGLVTTTLGGAVAGPLGALGGYALGKVIDGPVSNRVGDFVSGGYVGPSGMTYATDTGISRGLSKVDQTGNWGDFWDSNSQTDQVAQMAWDREKAASEGRELKSLLDAFTDDLSDAFSGKGKTATGGQQTTTRDATNRGGSSDSGNSNSAGGSSGGGLFSSLFGSDDEDADSSGGGTIICSELYRQGYLSEELWMADEKWGRMTARKDPDIIRGYRTWAAPVVRLMKRSPSVTRIIAKLTAPWAKQMAYEAGYLPVGNFLGWLTNTFGIPFSWLVGKGLKLHKKWRRKWA from the coding sequence ATGCCTGATAAGCTGCAGCTATCACAAGACGACATCGATGTAATTGAAAGCCTTGTCGCTACGGAGGTCGATCACCGACTGGCTAAGCGTGATCCTATTGCCTATGCGGAGCAAGTGCGCGGCGTCACAGACACGGTGTTAAATAGAATGGCATCTGACCAGTTCCCCAATACGGCTAGAGAAGTCGCCAACCAGCACCGGCAGTTCAGCGCGATCACAGGCCCTTATAATCCAGCTAAAGGGACTGGTATCTATAAAGGAGATGTTGCCAACGTTCCCGACAGCAGCGTTCCTTCCGACATGAGGGGCATTGTAGAACAGCATATTAAACAGAGAGAAGCGGGCTTTCCGTCATCGGTGGATGGCGGGTTGCACTATGCGAACCCTAGTTACATTACTGCAAATAACCGTGGTTGGGTAGATGCTCTTGCTGGACCCGAATTTGGGCGTGGTCAATCAACGCATATTCATGGAACTACAGCAGGATTCACGCCAACAGAGGCTTATCTCGGTGATTTCGAGCAGTCTCCATATTCACGATCAGGCCCCACAGGACAAACTCAATTGGATCAAGCTCTATATGAGCAAGGATTCATGACTGGGCCTCTCGATTACGAGCTTGGGGATACCCTCTACACGCTTCCAGAACCTCGGCCAGACGCCACGATGGGCACCTTGCCCCGCTCCAAGCCCATATCTCAAGATCAATATTCTGTTATGGGAGCTCTGGACCAGATAGACGGCTTCGATACCCTTCAGGATATGCCGGTCTATAATCCGGCGCAGGAGCCAGCACAGGGGCTTGCTGCGATTGACGATATGATGCCGCAAAGCACAGGCGATCTTTATGGCTTTACTCCAGAAGGGCGCCAAATCATAGGCAATGAAGACGGTTCCTTCAGCACAGAGCGCACGATCACGGTTACGGATCCGCGCATCAACGGTGGTCAGCCAACAAACATCCCAACGATGTATGGCGGTCAGATTGTTGACGATGCGATGGCGGCTGACATTATTACGAACTCAGGCGGGGTTGATCCGGATACCGGTCGCGCTCTTGAGGGATATCCATCTATTGCGGCGGCTGAACGCGCAGCACAGCAGCGGTCCTCTTCTCTTGCAGGTGCGCTCCCATCCGCTCCATACTCTGAGGATGCGTTCGCCGGTTATATTGGTTCTGCTCCCTTGGGGCGCGTTGACGCTTTTGCGCTTGATGATCTGCCCTCTATCAGCGGCGGGGTTGATTATGGCGTTAGCGATACGCCAATAGGGCAGGGCTCAGCATCCCTTCCGGATCTCTCCCTTGATAATTTGGGCAGCCAAGTCGCTCCGAACATCTCTCTGCGCGGGAATAATGGCTTTTGGGCGGCTGAAGATAGGGATCGGGAAGCGGCAATGAATGACCAGGAGCGTAACGACACGCTTGCGAGCGCCCTGTCTACGCTGGAAGATGCGGATTTGATGAACAGCCTTGCTTCAATCAACGCGCCGCCAGATATATCGGCTTCTGCAAATGCTGATTATGGTTTGGGCTCCTCTGCTTCTGGCACTGGGGCCTTTTCTTTGGGCTCTGACTGGTATTCGAATACGCCAAGCTCATTCGATCTGCCGGATACGCTCGACACGCTACCACAGAACAAGCCTGTGACGCCTATTGATCTGGTTGGCGATGTACAGCCGCTTTATGAGGACTATCAGGCAGTGGAGCCTGTTTCGCAGGCTGCGACTGATTACACGCTCCCAGACACACTCGACACCCTGCCGCAATCCAAGCCCCAACCTTCTACATTGGCCGCACAGAAGGCGGCAAAGAAGATGACGGGCCTCGTTACCACAACGCTTGGCGGGGCTGTGGCGGGGCCTCTGGGCGCTCTGGGCGGCTATGCATTGGGCAAGGTGATTGATGGGCCTGTTTCCAATCGGGTTGGAGATTTCGTCTCTGGCGGCTATGTCGGGCCAAGCGGCATGACCTATGCGACAGACACCGGCATTTCTCGCGGGTTGTCCAAGGTGGACCAAACCGGCAATTGGGGCGACTTCTGGGATAGCAATAGTCAGACCGACCAGGTTGCGCAAATGGCTTGGGATCGAGAAAAGGCGGCAAGCGAAGGGCGGGAACTCAAGAGCTTGCTCGATGCCTTCACGGACGATCTCAGCGATGCTTTCTCTGGCAAAGGGAAGACGGCCACAGGCGGGCAGCAGACCACGACCAGAGACGCAACCAATCGTGGCGGATCATCTGATAGCGGCAATTCCAACTCTGCAGGAGGCTCTTCTGGCGGTGGGCTATTCTCTAGCCTCTTTGGCAGCGATGACGAGGACGCCGATAGCAGCGGTGGCGGCACTATCATTTGTTCGGAACTCTATCGCCAAGGCTATCTCTCCGAAGAGCTTTGGATGGCAGACGAAAAATGGGGGCGCATGACCGCCCGAAAAGATCCGGACATCATTCGGGGTTATCGCACTTGGGCGGCTCCCGTTGTGCGCCTGATGAAACGCTCTCCGAGCGTAACTCGGATCATCGCTAAACTGACCGCTCCATGGGCCAAGCAGATGGCCTATGAGGCTGGTTATCTGCCCGTGGGCAATTTCCTTGGCTGGCTTACCAACACGTTCGGCATTCCCTTCTCCTGGCTTGTTGGGAAGGGCCTTAAACTTCATAAAAAATGGAGGCGCAAATGGGCGTAG
- a CDS encoding CRISPR-associated protein Cas2 → MTRNLHISYDLRAPEKNYDELIEAIKSLGAWAKIHESLWFVSSIIAPKDVCDLLWKYMDSNDTLYVADTSSNAAAWKNLKRSANDLICNHWAR, encoded by the coding sequence ATGACCAGAAATCTTCACATTTCCTATGATCTTCGCGCTCCCGAGAAAAACTACGACGAATTGATTGAAGCGATCAAATCACTCGGCGCATGGGCCAAAATCCACGAGTCCCTTTGGTTTGTCAGTAGCATAATAGCCCCCAAAGATGTTTGCGATCTTCTTTGGAAATACATGGATAGCAACGACACACTCTATGTGGCGGATACGAGTAGCAATGCGGCAGCTTGGAAGAACTTGAAAAGAAGCGCCAATGACCTCATTTGCAATCATTGGGCTCGTTGA